A DNA window from Maribellus comscasis contains the following coding sequences:
- a CDS encoding GDSL-type esterase/lipase family protein, whose amino-acid sequence MKRLTQLFCIAILAFSIVACQQKTQNVSLNGTVLSGGIINETATPYAEINHSSSPKGTVLFFPGTESKNDSLTSVFIQQGFSVVTLKGDNVQLADACKAFRLILSDEKLQLETGHTSIVGISDGSKLAALTVYELDENERPDDLILINPAGFEETTQGTVFPVINPPLTTHTKLLCITDSVTLNPTALNAAIEYSKTWIGYDGIAFNKNVNDAKNSSSTKKLLVSFWNGEMVFPKEEVNPAAAPVEGYSPERHEEKVKLVKNHKYDLLFVGNSITNNFEKPQYQAVWKKYFASRNAVNLGFSGYRTENIIWNIQNGEMEGQSPKVIILEIGTNNIDEKNYPTRHTAGQLAGGMEEIVKIFREKCPESKIILLRCFPGAYGGPNPTSHRRILERASDIVSRLADNKHIFYCDVNHVFLNMDGSINHNMLGDWLHPTPAGAEAWAKAMEPLLSELMGDPSRDTKKPVNSAIVPTSKLEKDSYDWWVRHADVLQVKDSLNPDIVLIGNSITHFWGGSFPPLKYADGRSREPNGPNSWKETFGNHRVLNLGFGWDRTQNVLWRLDHGELDRLDPKLVIIHIGTNNTSQTKNARMNTPEEIVEGLKAICLRVRSKVPRAKIVLMEIMPREEKSDNPRRILINETNKILQTFAQENDITLLDISSEMLTPDGILTKELTFDFCHPTDAGYQIWGNALQPFIRGIEF is encoded by the coding sequence ATGAAACGATTAACCCAATTGTTCTGTATTGCCATTCTGGCTTTTAGCATTGTAGCCTGTCAACAAAAAACACAAAACGTTTCTCTCAACGGAACCGTTCTTTCCGGCGGGATAATAAATGAAACGGCAACACCTTATGCAGAGATAAACCATAGCTCATCGCCAAAGGGCACTGTTTTGTTTTTCCCGGGAACAGAATCAAAAAACGATTCGCTTACCTCGGTTTTTATACAGCAGGGGTTTTCAGTCGTCACTTTAAAAGGAGATAATGTCCAACTGGCAGATGCCTGCAAGGCTTTTCGTTTGATTCTGTCGGATGAAAAACTACAGCTGGAAACCGGGCATACTTCCATCGTCGGAATTTCAGATGGAAGCAAGCTAGCGGCGCTCACAGTGTACGAACTGGACGAAAATGAACGCCCGGATGATTTAATTCTGATAAATCCGGCCGGTTTTGAAGAAACTACACAGGGAACGGTTTTTCCGGTCATTAATCCGCCGCTAACAACGCATACAAAACTTTTGTGTATTACTGATTCTGTCACGCTAAATCCAACAGCACTCAACGCCGCGATTGAATATAGCAAAACGTGGATTGGTTACGACGGAATTGCTTTCAACAAAAATGTAAACGACGCAAAAAATAGTAGTTCAACAAAAAAATTACTGGTTTCCTTTTGGAACGGAGAAATGGTTTTTCCCAAAGAAGAAGTAAATCCGGCGGCAGCTCCGGTGGAAGGATATTCTCCTGAACGTCATGAGGAAAAAGTAAAGCTGGTAAAAAATCACAAATACGACTTGCTGTTTGTAGGCAACTCCATTACCAACAATTTTGAGAAACCGCAGTACCAGGCAGTGTGGAAAAAATATTTTGCCTCACGCAACGCAGTGAATTTGGGTTTTTCAGGCTATCGCACCGAAAATATCATCTGGAATATTCAAAACGGAGAGATGGAAGGGCAGTCACCGAAAGTGATTATTCTTGAAATCGGCACCAATAATATCGACGAAAAGAATTATCCGACGCGCCACACTGCAGGACAACTGGCTGGCGGAATGGAAGAGATTGTAAAAATATTCAGGGAAAAATGCCCGGAATCAAAAATTATTCTGCTGCGTTGTTTCCCCGGCGCTTACGGTGGGCCAAATCCAACGTCGCACCGCCGGATACTCGAACGGGCTTCGGATATTGTTTCCCGTTTGGCCGACAATAAACACATTTTTTATTGCGATGTAAACCATGTATTTCTGAATATGGATGGGTCAATCAATCACAACATGCTGGGCGACTGGTTACACCCTACTCCTGCCGGCGCGGAAGCCTGGGCAAAGGCTATGGAACCGCTGCTTTCGGAATTAATGGGCGACCCATCGCGCGATACTAAAAAACCGGTTAATTCGGCCATCGTTCCCACTTCGAAACTGGAAAAAGACAGCTACGACTGGTGGGTTCGTCATGCCGATGTATTACAGGTAAAAGATTCGCTAAATCCGGATATTGTTTTGATTGGAAACTCCATTACCCACTTTTGGGGCGGTTCTTTCCCGCCTTTAAAATATGCCGACGGACGTTCACGTGAACCCAATGGCCCAAATTCGTGGAAGGAAACGTTCGGAAATCACCGCGTGCTGAATTTAGGTTTTGGCTGGGATCGTACACAAAATGTATTGTGGCGGCTGGATCACGGCGAACTCGACCGACTGGATCCGAAACTTGTAATTATTCACATTGGCACCAACAACACCAGCCAAACAAAAAATGCACGGATGAATACCCCGGAGGAAATCGTAGAAGGACTAAAAGCCATTTGTTTGCGTGTACGATCGAAAGTTCCACGGGCAAAAATTGTTTTGATGGAAATTATGCCAAGGGAAGAAAAGTCCGATAATCCGCGCCGGATATTGATAAACGAAACCAACAAAATTTTACAGACATTTGCTCAGGAAAATGATATTACGCTGCTCGACATCAGTTCTGAAATGCTTACTCCTGACGGAATTTTAACCAAAGAACTCACGTTCGATTTCTGCCATCCCACTGATGCAGGTTACCAAATATGGGGCAATGCTTTGCAGCCATTTATCCGGGGAATAGAATTCTAA
- a CDS encoding LysM peptidoglycan-binding domain-containing protein, translating to MNLNIKNIVLILLVVSLICTSRINAQSDTIPGNYFSTFTENIKQISDLYFFSQKELYPGKFTFKNTTDFSEAYKSLHFPVFPGAIDKSEEYFSFLNSLADERKKNLVQLFSFYEKDFETEFKKEGLPVELKYLAPAISALNVHSTGEGKRAGIWHLSHFQALLNGGEVTRLVDERLDVIRSTGIAARDLKQNLEIYNNTELAVLAFISGNTAVKNAIHFAGESSGTASVLSHLPGKVAEQIAAFQAMAAFLNTSRFIPEPGFYQKKNAPDTVRIYRQLHFKQIEKVIGISAEQISDLNPEYKYSIVPENSKGRRVALPKGKRDDFVLWNDSINNAIDSSYFQLITQKIEYPPAPNRQYLGEPVKDLEIEGKTKIKYRLKTGDVLGIIAETYDVRIADLKYWNNIVNERRIQAGQVIDIFIPDDQADYYRNLVNQTAEKPNEKEDVIDRIQSTTALKVYEQFDTNQKIEHVVKNGESPFVIAKQYEGVTPELILEWNNIDNPRKIQIGQKLIIHPRK from the coding sequence TTGAATCTGAATATAAAAAATATCGTTTTGATTTTGCTTGTGGTATCTTTGATCTGCACATCCAGGATAAATGCTCAATCTGATACCATCCCCGGAAATTATTTCTCAACATTCACAGAAAATATAAAACAGATTTCTGATTTGTATTTTTTTTCTCAAAAGGAACTTTATCCCGGAAAGTTTACATTTAAAAATACTACTGATTTTTCCGAAGCATATAAATCGTTACATTTTCCTGTCTTTCCTGGAGCTATTGATAAGTCAGAAGAATATTTCAGCTTTCTGAATTCGCTGGCAGACGAGCGGAAAAAGAATTTGGTTCAACTGTTTTCGTTTTATGAAAAAGATTTTGAAACGGAATTTAAAAAAGAGGGTTTGCCTGTTGAATTAAAATACCTGGCTCCTGCTATTTCAGCTTTAAATGTTCATTCAACCGGGGAAGGCAAAAGAGCCGGCATTTGGCATCTTTCGCATTTTCAGGCCCTGTTGAATGGCGGCGAAGTAACTCGTTTGGTGGATGAACGACTGGATGTTATACGTTCAACAGGAATAGCAGCCCGGGACCTGAAACAAAATCTGGAAATTTACAATAACACAGAGTTGGCTGTTCTCGCTTTTATTTCAGGGAATACAGCGGTAAAAAATGCGATTCATTTTGCAGGTGAAAGCTCGGGCACCGCTTCCGTTTTAAGCCATCTTCCGGGAAAAGTTGCTGAGCAAATTGCAGCGTTTCAGGCAATGGCTGCGTTTTTGAATACCAGTCGGTTTATTCCTGAACCGGGGTTTTATCAAAAAAAGAACGCTCCTGACACCGTTAGGATATACCGCCAGTTGCATTTTAAACAAATTGAAAAAGTAATTGGGATTTCAGCTGAGCAAATCAGTGATTTAAATCCGGAGTACAAATATTCCATTGTCCCGGAGAATTCAAAGGGGCGGAGAGTTGCTCTTCCCAAAGGCAAAAGAGATGATTTTGTGTTATGGAATGATTCGATAAATAACGCCATTGATTCGAGCTATTTCCAATTGATAACACAAAAAATTGAATATCCGCCGGCACCTAACCGACAGTATTTGGGCGAGCCCGTAAAAGACCTGGAAATTGAAGGAAAAACAAAAATAAAATATCGTTTAAAAACCGGTGATGTACTTGGTATTATTGCTGAAACTTATGACGTTCGTATTGCCGATTTAAAATACTGGAATAATATTGTGAATGAAAGGCGAATCCAGGCAGGGCAAGTGATTGATATTTTTATACCTGATGACCAGGCTGATTATTACAGGAATCTGGTAAATCAAACTGCCGAGAAACCGAATGAGAAGGAAGATGTTATTGATAGAATTCAGAGTACCACCGCATTAAAAGTTTACGAACAGTTTGATACAAACCAAAAAATAGAACACGTGGTAAAAAATGGTGAATCTCCGTTTGTTATTGCAAAGCAGTATGAAGGAGTGACACCAGAACTGATATTGGAGTGGAATAACATTGATAATCCGAGAAAAATACAAATTGGTCAGAAACTAATAATACATCCCCGAAAATGA